Proteins encoded in a region of the Planctomycetota bacterium genome:
- a CDS encoding transposase, with the protein MLQPTVRRTWAPRGQTPILKSYDRHDRLTAVSAVTVSPQRRRLGLVFDLLDHNLATEDFELFVRRLLRKIRGPITMVIDRLGAHKSAAKRLLVKYPARLTFEWLPPYSPDLNPTEHVWGHTKYSRLANFIPDDLLHLARVVSDALRKTRREQRLLRSFFRQAELDL; encoded by the coding sequence ATGCTCCAGCCCACGGTGCGCCGCACCTGGGCTCCCCGCGGCCAGACGCCGATCCTCAAGAGCTACGATCGCCACGATCGGCTCACCGCGGTGTCTGCGGTCACGGTCTCTCCGCAACGACGTCGGCTCGGCCTCGTGTTCGACCTGCTCGACCACAACCTCGCCACCGAAGACTTCGAACTGTTCGTCAGACGGTTGCTGCGAAAGATTCGCGGACCGATCACGATGGTCATCGACCGGCTCGGAGCGCACAAGAGCGCGGCCAAGCGACTGCTGGTCAAGTATCCCGCCCGGCTCACGTTCGAGTGGCTTCCGCCGTACTCGCCGGATCTCAATCCGACCGAGCACGTCTGGGGTCACACGAAATACAGCCGCTTGGCCAACTTCATTCCCGACGATCTTCTTCATCTTGCCAGGGTCGTCTCGGACGCGCTCAGGAAGACCCGGCGCGAGCAGCGGTTGCTCCGCTCGTTCTTCCGTCAGGCTGAACTCGATCTGTAG
- a CDS encoding cobalt transporter produces MHAHSHEVTLGLAFVLGALHAVEPGHGKTAMLVYLSGGGRSFWHPIVIGISGGIAHSVSLIAIALVVHLAQHLVVGDHNHHDASVTHSLQWVSAILVLAVGGWMWWSAARKIPSKCGCKSHRHECGKPLESSASSYSMSALLGIAFGLLPCPSALAAYFASMSTGSPFSAYAVIALFAAGIACSLSLIGIFLQWIGTKPLPKSKRLQGLPWPYIRAGLILIIGCFYLLRLVVN; encoded by the coding sequence ATGCACGCACATTCTCATGAAGTGACCTTGGGGCTTGCATTTGTTTTGGGGGCCCTGCATGCCGTCGAACCGGGGCATGGAAAAACGGCGATGCTGGTCTATCTTTCAGGAGGGGGACGCAGTTTTTGGCATCCGATTGTGATTGGAATTTCAGGTGGGATAGCTCATTCTGTTTCGCTCATTGCAATCGCCCTCGTCGTTCACCTCGCGCAGCACTTGGTCGTAGGTGATCACAATCATCACGATGCGTCGGTTACTCATTCGCTGCAGTGGGTAAGTGCCATCCTAGTTCTTGCCGTCGGGGGGTGGATGTGGTGGTCTGCAGCAAGAAAGATACCTTCCAAATGTGGGTGCAAGAGCCATCGCCACGAATGCGGAAAACCGCTTGAATCATCCGCTTCATCCTATTCAATGAGCGCACTTCTGGGCATCGCCTTCGGTCTGCTGCCATGTCCATCGGCACTCGCAGCCTATTTTGCGAGTATGTCGACGGGCTCTCCTTTCTCAGCGTATGCCGTTATTGCGCTGTTCGCGGCAGGCATCGCTTGTTCTTTGTCGTTGATAGGAATCTTTCTGCAATGGATTGGAACTAAGCCACTCCCGAAATCGAAGCGTTTGCAGGGGCTTCCGTGGCCCTACATTCGCGCTGGTTTGATTCTGATAATCGGCTGCTTCTATCTTCTTCGCCTCGTTGTCAATTAA
- a CDS encoding IS630 family transposase codes for MGRLAVTPCMPYSGKRKDAETRRLKAMELLDSGMSQSQVAAELGVTQSAVSKWVSARRQGGQDGLKAKPHPGRPKKLTESQVKKLVKMLLESPRKHGFPTDLWTLARIAELIERKFDVSYDPSGVWHVMARLNWSAQKPERQARERDAAAVQTWRTRDWARIKKRPA; via the coding sequence ATGGGCCGGTTGGCCGTTACCCCATGCATGCCATACAGCGGAAAACGAAAAGACGCGGAAACGCGCAGGCTGAAAGCCATGGAGTTGCTGGACTCTGGGATGTCCCAGAGCCAGGTAGCCGCCGAGTTGGGCGTGACCCAGTCGGCGGTGTCAAAGTGGGTAAGCGCACGGCGGCAGGGCGGACAGGACGGCCTGAAGGCGAAGCCGCATCCTGGTCGCCCGAAGAAGCTGACGGAGTCGCAGGTAAAGAAGCTCGTGAAGATGCTTCTCGAGAGCCCTCGCAAGCATGGCTTCCCGACCGACTTGTGGACCCTCGCCAGGATCGCCGAACTGATCGAGCGGAAGTTCGATGTGTCGTACGACCCGTCCGGTGTGTGGCACGTGATGGCACGGTTGAACTGGTCGGCTCAGAAGCCCGAACGGCAGGCGCGGGAGCGGGACGCCGCAGCGGTGCAGACGTGGCGGACGCGGGATTGGGCCCGCATAAAAAAACGCCCGGCGTAG
- a CDS encoding zinc-dependent metalloprotease, which produces MSPHRASRPSKSFLGFTLAGLTLAAAVGHATGRADEPAAASPATPGATAADPAPAAPPAAAPAAPSGGAAGSGEGRGGKPPFSAVVKEATKISGLITLHRRDDKVFAELPDSILGKDLFVLISIARGIGERGVLGGVSWGDGDDWIWQLRKVDDAIQIVRRNVRFFADRGSPEEKAVELAYTDSIIASVPIVTYAPSGAPVIDLASIFFTDLPQISSSLPGFAFARDRSSWSRVKAFPDNIEIQVAATYGSGGSARFDTVPDTRGITVNVHYSISLLPNTNGYRPRLADTRVGYFVTALKDFSQKVDEDRFVRYINRWQLEKADPSAAVSPPKKPIVFWIEKTVPFRYRQPIREGIEAWNEAFAKAGFASAIEVRQQPDNVDWDAEDVNYNTFRWITAGAGFAQGPSRVNPRTGQILDADIIFDADFLQFWRSEYETFTPQTVAMLTGDLPATAHGHDRACACNLFDGHARETALGATALAVANPGPAFEAEKEKLVIQGLKLVAMHEVGHTLGLRHNFKGSALRSLADFNDTAKTAQQGGTTSVMDYVPANVMPKGRPQGDYYTAKLGPYDVWAIQYGYTPISASSPAGELPELQKIASRSGEPELAYATDEDTQPNDPDPHSNRFDLGNDPLEFAKTRAELVTQLMPQIVERMTPGGKGYERVRQAFGVLLSAHGKAMMFAARLVGGLHTSRSHRADANALPPYRVVEAQKQRDALALLETQMFSAQPFSFPPELLNQLVPTKWNHWGSDGPDREDYAIHDVVLMWQNRALGQLLDPLTLERIRDGELKVPADQDAFTQAELLDRLSGAILSELTTTQPGQYTARKPAIGSMRRALQREYVADLGNLSLGTARSTGDVQALAAAQLKTIEGRINALLTKADVTLDPYTVAHLGDLQARIRKVLDAGLDLARP; this is translated from the coding sequence TCTCCGGCCTGATCACGCTCCACCGCCGCGACGACAAGGTGTTTGCCGAGCTGCCCGACTCGATCCTCGGCAAGGACCTGTTCGTGCTGATTTCGATCGCCCGCGGGATCGGCGAGCGCGGCGTCCTCGGCGGCGTGAGCTGGGGTGACGGCGACGACTGGATCTGGCAGTTGCGCAAGGTCGACGACGCGATCCAGATCGTCCGCCGCAACGTCCGGTTCTTCGCCGACCGCGGCAGCCCCGAGGAGAAGGCCGTCGAACTGGCCTACACCGACAGCATCATCGCCAGCGTGCCGATCGTGACCTACGCGCCCAGCGGTGCCCCGGTGATCGACCTGGCGAGCATCTTCTTCACCGACTTGCCGCAGATCTCATCGTCGCTGCCGGGCTTCGCGTTCGCCCGCGACCGCAGCAGCTGGTCGCGAGTGAAGGCGTTTCCCGACAACATCGAGATCCAGGTCGCGGCGACCTACGGGTCGGGCGGCAGCGCCCGGTTCGACACCGTGCCCGACACGCGCGGGATCACCGTCAACGTCCACTATTCCATCAGCCTGCTGCCCAACACCAACGGCTACCGTCCGCGCCTCGCCGACACGCGTGTCGGGTATTTCGTGACCGCCCTCAAGGACTTCTCGCAGAAGGTCGACGAAGACCGGTTCGTGCGCTACATCAACCGCTGGCAGCTCGAGAAGGCCGATCCGTCGGCGGCCGTGTCGCCGCCGAAGAAGCCGATCGTGTTTTGGATCGAGAAGACGGTGCCGTTCCGCTACCGGCAGCCGATCCGCGAGGGTATCGAGGCCTGGAACGAGGCCTTCGCCAAGGCCGGATTCGCCAGCGCCATCGAGGTCCGGCAGCAGCCCGACAACGTCGACTGGGACGCCGAAGACGTCAATTACAACACGTTCCGCTGGATCACCGCCGGTGCCGGCTTCGCCCAGGGTCCGTCGCGCGTCAACCCGCGGACCGGGCAGATCCTCGACGCCGACATCATCTTCGACGCCGACTTCCTCCAGTTCTGGCGGAGCGAATACGAGACCTTCACACCGCAAACGGTGGCCATGCTCACCGGCGACCTGCCGGCCACGGCGCACGGCCACGACCGCGCCTGCGCCTGCAACCTGTTCGACGGACATGCCCGTGAGACGGCGCTGGGCGCCACGGCACTGGCCGTCGCCAACCCCGGCCCGGCCTTCGAGGCGGAAAAGGAGAAACTCGTCATTCAGGGGCTCAAGCTCGTGGCGATGCACGAGGTCGGCCACACCCTCGGCCTGCGCCACAACTTCAAGGGGAGCGCCCTGCGCAGCCTCGCCGACTTCAACGACACGGCGAAGACCGCTCAGCAGGGGGGCACGACGAGCGTGATGGACTATGTCCCCGCCAACGTGATGCCCAAGGGGCGGCCACAGGGGGATTACTACACCGCCAAGCTCGGCCCGTACGACGTCTGGGCGATCCAGTACGGCTACACGCCGATCAGCGCCTCGTCGCCCGCCGGCGAGCTGCCCGAGCTGCAGAAGATCGCCAGCCGGAGCGGTGAGCCCGAGCTCGCCTACGCGACCGACGAGGACACGCAGCCCAACGATCCCGATCCGCACTCCAACCGGTTCGACCTCGGTAACGATCCGCTCGAGTTCGCCAAGACCCGCGCCGAGCTGGTCACGCAGCTCATGCCGCAGATCGTCGAGCGGATGACGCCGGGCGGCAAGGGGTACGAGCGCGTCCGGCAGGCGTTCGGCGTGCTCTTGTCGGCTCACGGCAAGGCGATGATGTTCGCCGCCCGACTGGTCGGCGGCCTCCACACCTCGCGCAGCCACCGCGCCGATGCCAACGCGCTGCCGCCCTACCGCGTGGTCGAGGCCCAGAAGCAGCGCGACGCGCTGGCCCTGCTCGAGACGCAGATGTTCAGCGCCCAGCCGTTCTCGTTTCCCCCGGAGCTGCTCAACCAGCTCGTGCCGACGAAGTGGAACCACTGGGGTTCCGACGGCCCGGACCGCGAGGACTATGCGATCCACGACGTGGTCCTGATGTGGCAAAACCGCGCCCTCGGCCAGCTCCTCGACCCGCTCACGCTCGAGCGGATCCGCGACGGCGAGCTGAAGGTGCCGGCCGACCAGGATGCGTTCACCCAGGCCGAGCTGCTCGACCGGCTCTCGGGGGCGATCCTCTCGGAGCTGACGACGACGCAGCCGGGGCAATACACCGCCCGCAAGCCGGCGATCGGCAGCATGCGGCGGGCCCTGCAGCGCGAGTATGTCGCCGATCTCGGGAACTTGTCGCTCGGCACGGCCCGCTCGACGGGCGACGTCCAGGCACTGGCCGCGGCGCAGCTGAAGACGATCGAAGGCCGGATCAACGCCCTGCTCACCAAGGCCGACGTGACGCTCGATCCCTACACCGTGGCCCATCTCGGCGACCTGCAGGCGCGGATCCGCAAGGTCCTCGACGCCGGTCTCGACCTGGCGCGGCCCTGA
- a CDS encoding P-II family nitrogen regulator, with protein sequence MKLVMAMVRPGRVDALRQALAAVHVTRMSVADAQGFDESTGGIVQEAVLEVAVNDDFLSRTVDSIAALSTRSLDARGDAIYVLPVEDAVQIYREVRGPEAM encoded by the coding sequence GTGAAACTCGTGATGGCGATGGTCCGCCCCGGGCGCGTCGACGCATTGCGCCAGGCGCTGGCGGCGGTCCACGTGACGCGGATGAGCGTGGCCGACGCCCAGGGGTTCGACGAGTCGACCGGCGGGATCGTCCAGGAGGCGGTCCTCGAGGTCGCCGTCAACGACGACTTCCTGTCGCGGACGGTCGATTCGATCGCGGCCCTGTCGACGCGGTCGCTCGACGCCCGTGGCGACGCGATCTACGTCCTGCCGGTCGAGGACGCGGTGCAGATCTACCGCGAGGTCCGCGGCCCGGAGGCGATGTGA